The Chitinophagaceae bacterium genomic sequence TTAAAGCATTAGAATTGATTTACAGCTGCCTTTTTGCTTGAAGATTTACATTGACAGAAACTTATGTTATGAGGGAGATATATATAATACGACATGGTGAGACAGAATATAACAAAAAGAAAATAATTCAGGGTAGGGGCGTAGATGCTCCTTTGAATGAAACCGGAAAACAACAAGCCTTAAAATTTTACAATCAATATAAAGAAAGGCAATTTGATGCTGTTTTTTCCTCAAATTTGATAAGAACTAAACAAACCTTGCAACCATTTTCTGATAAAGGATATGACATTTTATCTTTTAGCGAAATCGATGAAATAGACTGGGGGAGCCATGAAGGGAAAATTTCCACCTCAGACCTAAGAGGAGAATACAAAAAGATTATAACATCCTGGAGAAATGGCGATTATAAAGTCACACTACCTAATGGCGAAAGTCCTTATGATGTGCAGGAACGATTAAAATATTTCATAAATAACACATTGGAAACCTC encodes the following:
- a CDS encoding histidine phosphatase family protein, with product MTETYVMREIYIIRHGETEYNKKKIIQGRGVDAPLNETGKQQALKFYNQYKERQFDAVFSSNLIRTKQTLQPFSDKGYDILSFSEIDEIDWGSHEGKISTSDLRGEYKKIITSWRNGDYKVTLPNGESPYDVQERLKYFINNTLETSKGRILICSHGRTMRIFLCTLLGYPLSRMDDFTHENLSLYKLKGNNLNYELLLKNCTKHLN